A window of the Teredinibacter franksiae genome harbors these coding sequences:
- the cysD gene encoding sulfate adenylyltransferase subunit CysD, whose translation MSTEYSMTHLKQLEAESIHIIREVAAEFDNPVMLYSVGKDSAVMMHLAMKAFAPGKPPFPLMHVDTTWKFKEMIQFREQRIKDLGWDLIVHINQDGVDMGVGPFTHGSAKHTDIMKTQGLKQALDKHGFDAAFGGARRDEEKSRAKERVYSFRDKNHRWDPKSQRPELWNLYNGKVDKGESIRVFPLSNWTELDIWQYIHLEGIPIVPLYFAAKRPVVEKDGVLIMVDDERMPIGENDKIEEKMVRFRTLGCYPLTGAVESTATTLPEIIQEMLLTKTSERQGRVIDHDSSGSMEKKKQEGYF comes from the coding sequence ATGTCTACAGAATACAGCATGACTCACCTCAAGCAGCTTGAGGCAGAGAGCATTCACATCATTCGAGAAGTTGCCGCCGAATTCGATAATCCGGTAATGCTTTACTCCGTGGGTAAAGACTCCGCGGTAATGATGCACCTGGCCATGAAAGCCTTCGCGCCCGGAAAGCCGCCATTCCCCTTAATGCATGTGGATACCACCTGGAAATTTAAGGAAATGATCCAGTTTCGAGAGCAACGCATTAAAGACTTGGGTTGGGACTTAATTGTTCACATAAACCAAGACGGCGTAGACATGGGCGTTGGCCCCTTTACCCACGGCAGTGCAAAGCATACCGATATAATGAAAACCCAGGGGCTTAAGCAGGCACTGGACAAGCACGGTTTTGATGCGGCATTTGGTGGTGCCAGGCGCGACGAAGAAAAGTCTCGCGCAAAAGAGCGAGTGTATTCCTTCCGTGACAAGAACCACCGCTGGGACCCAAAAAGTCAGCGTCCAGAGTTATGGAACTTGTATAACGGCAAGGTCGATAAAGGTGAAAGTATTCGGGTATTCCCGCTGTCTAACTGGACAGAATTGGATATTTGGCAATACATTCATTTAGAAGGCATACCAATCGTACCGCTTTACTTTGCCGCCAAACGCCCAGTCGTAGAAAAAGACGGTGTGCTCATAATGGTAGACGACGAGCGTATGCCAATAGGCGAAAACGATAAAATTGAAGAAAAAATGGTGCGTTTCCGTACACTGGGTTGCTACCCACTTACCGGCGCCGTTGAATCTACAGCAACAACGCTACCGGAAATTATTCAGGAAATGCTGTTGACCAAAACATCGGAGCGCCAGGGCCGGGTCATCGACCACGATTCCTCCGGTTCCATGGAAAAGAAAAAGCAAGAAGGGTATTTTTAA
- a CDS encoding bifunctional prephenate dehydrogenase/3-phosphoshikimate 1-carboxyvinyltransferase: MTELNKVVIVGLGLIGGSLAAALKQSGACQKVIGVARREETCEQAMAMGIVDEAVTGVEQIAGQLGRNDIIFIAVPTLTVAKILNELKACVGPEVIITDGASVKGSVLIDVQSIYGKYPANFVLGHPIAGSEQSGVEASNPDLYHNHRVILTPVPENNADAVKAVRFMWELVGAEVLEMGVQDHDIVLAATSHLPHVIAFSLVDTLAHDSQNENIFRYAAGGFKDFTRIASSDAIMWRDIMLANKKSVLDAIDLFSSNLGRLRAAIEEENATEITGVFTRAKFARDRFTKMLEHSAYLKTMQNSEEKNIVYTVAPGGTVKGRIRVPGDKSISHRSIMLGSLAEGTTNIKGFLEGEDALATLQAFRDMGVVIEGPDNGSVTVHGVGLNGLQKPTGPLYVGNSGTSMRLLSGILAGQSFDSELTGDISLSKRPMNRVAKPLGEMGAIIGTAEEGRPPLKIHGGANLKGIQYDMPMASAQVKSCLLLAGLYAQGETRVTEPAPTRDHTERMLQGFGYGVERQGNAVSVKPGGKLTGTDIDIPADISSATFYMVAAAISPGSDITLTHVGVNPTRIGVINILKLMGANLSLQNEREVGGEPVADIRVQYAPLKGIQVPEDQVPLAIDEFPALLIAAACAEGKTVVTGAEELRVKETDRIQAMADGLANLGIECESTPDGIIVTGGQLTGGKVESFHDHRIAMSFTIAGLRATGAIEVNNCANVSTSFPNFVELAKKVGISLDVKSY; the protein is encoded by the coding sequence ATGACCGAATTAAATAAAGTCGTAATTGTTGGTTTAGGCCTCATTGGCGGTAGTTTAGCCGCGGCTTTGAAGCAGTCGGGTGCTTGTCAAAAAGTCATTGGCGTTGCTCGCAGAGAGGAAACCTGTGAGCAGGCTATGGCAATGGGCATTGTCGACGAAGCCGTTACCGGCGTAGAGCAAATAGCCGGGCAGTTGGGGCGTAATGATATTATTTTTATTGCCGTGCCAACGCTTACCGTTGCCAAAATTCTGAACGAGCTAAAAGCGTGTGTTGGCCCCGAGGTTATTATTACCGACGGCGCCAGTGTAAAAGGCAGTGTTTTAATCGATGTGCAAAGTATTTACGGTAAATACCCCGCAAATTTTGTATTGGGTCACCCCATTGCCGGGTCGGAACAAAGTGGTGTAGAAGCTTCTAACCCCGACTTGTATCATAATCATCGCGTCATTCTCACGCCGGTACCAGAGAATAATGCCGATGCGGTCAAAGCCGTACGTTTCATGTGGGAACTGGTTGGGGCCGAAGTGCTGGAAATGGGGGTGCAAGACCACGATATTGTCTTGGCGGCTACCAGCCATTTACCCCACGTTATCGCTTTTTCGCTTGTCGATACCCTAGCCCACGACAGTCAAAATGAAAATATTTTTCGTTATGCGGCGGGCGGGTTTAAAGATTTTACGCGTATCGCCTCCAGCGACGCGATTATGTGGCGAGATATAATGCTCGCAAATAAAAAAAGCGTATTAGACGCTATTGATCTGTTTTCTTCCAACTTGGGGCGTTTGCGCGCGGCCATTGAAGAAGAGAATGCAACTGAAATTACCGGTGTTTTTACCCGCGCAAAATTTGCACGGGACCGATTCACCAAAATGCTAGAGCACTCCGCTTACCTTAAAACTATGCAGAACTCCGAAGAAAAAAATATTGTTTACACAGTGGCTCCCGGTGGAACCGTAAAAGGTCGTATTCGTGTCCCCGGCGATAAATCCATTTCCCATCGATCCATTATGTTGGGCTCCCTCGCAGAGGGTACCACCAACATTAAAGGCTTTCTGGAGGGCGAAGATGCACTGGCTACCCTGCAGGCATTCCGTGATATGGGCGTGGTAATCGAAGGCCCAGATAACGGCAGCGTTACCGTGCATGGCGTAGGCTTAAACGGGCTACAAAAGCCAACAGGGCCGCTGTACGTCGGTAACTCGGGCACCTCTATGCGCTTGCTCTCGGGCATACTCGCGGGGCAATCGTTCGACAGCGAGCTAACCGGCGATATTTCGCTAAGCAAGCGGCCGATGAACCGCGTGGCCAAGCCGCTAGGCGAAATGGGAGCCATAATTGGCACAGCCGAAGAAGGTCGTCCACCGTTAAAAATTCACGGCGGCGCAAACCTGAAGGGTATCCAGTACGATATGCCTATGGCCAGCGCACAGGTTAAATCTTGCCTGCTATTAGCAGGGCTGTATGCTCAAGGTGAAACCCGTGTTACCGAGCCGGCGCCCACGCGCGATCATACCGAACGTATGCTTCAGGGGTTTGGTTACGGGGTTGAGCGTCAAGGTAATGCTGTATCAGTGAAACCCGGCGGTAAGCTTACCGGAACCGATATTGATATTCCGGCGGACATTTCCTCGGCCACTTTCTATATGGTGGCCGCCGCTATATCGCCGGGGTCCGATATTACCCTTACCCACGTTGGCGTAAACCCAACGCGTATTGGTGTTATCAATATTCTCAAGCTTATGGGCGCAAACCTGTCGCTGCAGAATGAGCGCGAAGTGGGTGGCGAGCCCGTGGCCGATATCCGCGTGCAATACGCACCACTGAAAGGCATTCAAGTACCAGAAGACCAAGTGCCTCTGGCCATCGACGAATTCCCCGCTCTGTTAATAGCGGCTGCCTGTGCCGAAGGTAAAACCGTGGTTACCGGTGCCGAAGAGTTACGGGTGAAAGAAACCGACCGCATTCAAGCGATGGCCGATGGCTTGGCCAACCTTGGCATTGAGTGTGAATCCACACCCGACGGCATTATTGTTACCGGCGGCCAGCTTACGGGCGGCAAGGTCGAAAGCTTCCATGACCACCGCATTGCCATGTCGTTTACCATTGCTGGCCTGCGCGCTACCGGTGCGATTGAGGTGAACAATTGTGCAAACGTATCCACATCGTTCCCCAACTTTGTGGAGCTGGCGAAAAAGGTGGGAATAAGCTTAGACGTAAAAAGTTATTAA
- the cysC gene encoding adenylyl-sulfate kinase: MTDIVWQNLAVTKQMRAELNEQKPCLIWFTGLSGSGKSTIANGLECALHKRGQRTYLLDGDNVRHGLNKDLGFSNKDREENIRRIGEASRLFVDAGLIVLSAFISPFRSDRQIARDLFPQGEFVEIHMSAPLNICEGRDPKGLYKRARKGEIKHFTGIDSPYEAPQAPELTLNTEEKSVAECVADIIEYLISHDRIK; encoded by the coding sequence ATGACTGATATCGTTTGGCAAAATCTTGCCGTTACCAAACAAATGCGCGCGGAACTGAACGAACAGAAGCCCTGTTTAATATGGTTTACGGGGCTGAGTGGTTCGGGTAAATCGACTATCGCCAATGGCTTAGAGTGTGCGTTACATAAACGTGGGCAGCGCACTTATTTGCTAGACGGCGATAATGTACGCCATGGTTTAAATAAAGACCTTGGCTTTAGCAACAAAGACAGAGAAGAAAATATACGTCGTATCGGCGAGGCGTCGCGATTATTTGTTGATGCAGGGCTTATTGTATTAAGCGCTTTTATTTCGCCTTTCCGCTCCGACAGACAAATAGCACGCGATTTGTTCCCGCAGGGGGAGTTTGTTGAAATTCACATGTCCGCGCCGCTTAATATCTGTGAAGGTCGCGACCCGAAGGGTTTATATAAGCGTGCGAGAAAAGGTGAAATAAAACACTTTACGGGCATAGATTCACCCTACGAAGCACCACAAGCACCTGAGCTAACGTTAAATACAGAAGAAAAATCCGTTGCCGAATGTGTAGCCGATATTATTGAGTACCTGATTAGCCATGACCGAATTAAATAA
- the pheA gene encoding prephenate dehydratase, giving the protein MQELLLLRDKIDAVDEKIGELISDRARCAQEVAVIKKRYSGEDVAHFYRPEREAQVLRKAMERNQGPLHDEEYARLFREIMSACLALECPVKVAYLGPEGTYTQQAALKHFGHSAKTVSLSAIDEVFREVASGAAHYGVVPVENSTEGVVTHTLDNFLNSNVKICGDVVLRIHHHFLVADVTRVENISRVYSHAQSLSQCRKWLDVHFPGAERIAVNSNSEAARRVKGEWNAAAIAGEIAADLYDLNSYAQNIEDQPDNSTRFLIIGSEDVGPSGDDKTSLVVSTRNEPGALHELLEPFHRHGIDLTRVETRPSPTGTWNYVFFIDFSGHVTDSVVQAALAEVGQRVSDLKILGSYPKGVL; this is encoded by the coding sequence ATGCAAGAGCTGTTGCTACTGCGCGACAAGATAGACGCGGTTGACGAAAAGATCGGTGAGTTAATCAGCGATCGCGCTCGTTGCGCCCAGGAAGTGGCGGTAATTAAAAAACGTTATTCCGGCGAAGATGTTGCGCATTTCTACCGTCCCGAGCGGGAAGCGCAAGTATTGCGCAAGGCCATGGAACGAAACCAAGGCCCGCTTCACGACGAAGAATACGCGCGTCTGTTTCGCGAAATTATGTCGGCGTGTTTAGCGTTAGAGTGCCCGGTAAAGGTTGCGTATCTTGGCCCAGAAGGAACCTATACCCAGCAGGCTGCGCTCAAACATTTTGGCCATTCTGCCAAAACCGTATCGCTTTCCGCTATCGATGAAGTGTTTCGCGAAGTAGCTTCCGGTGCTGCTCACTACGGCGTTGTACCCGTAGAAAATTCTACCGAAGGTGTGGTTACCCATACGCTCGACAACTTTTTAAACAGTAACGTAAAAATTTGTGGTGATGTGGTTTTACGTATACACCACCATTTTTTAGTGGCCGATGTAACACGGGTAGAGAATATTTCGCGCGTGTACTCCCACGCCCAGTCGTTGTCTCAGTGCCGTAAATGGCTCGACGTACATTTCCCCGGCGCCGAAAGAATTGCCGTTAACAGCAATTCAGAAGCGGCGCGTAGAGTAAAAGGCGAGTGGAATGCTGCTGCCATAGCCGGTGAAATTGCCGCAGATTTATACGACTTAAACAGCTACGCACAAAATATTGAAGACCAGCCCGACAACTCCACACGCTTTCTTATTATTGGTTCCGAGGATGTAGGGCCCAGTGGCGACGACAAAACATCGTTGGTGGTATCCACCCGCAACGAGCCGGGCGCCCTGCACGAGCTGCTCGAGCCGTTCCATCGGCACGGCATAGACCTCACGCGCGTTGAAACGCGCCCATCACCAACAGGCACATGGAATTACGTCTTTTTTATTGATTTCTCAGGCCACGTAACAGACTCAGTGGTTCAGGCGGCGCTTGCCGAAGTAGGGCAAAGAGTGTCAGACCTGAAAATTCTGGGCTCTTACCCTAAGGGCGTTCTTTAG
- the gyrA gene encoding DNA gyrase subunit A — protein sequence MGDIAKEILPVSIEDELKQSYLDYAMSVIVGRALPDVRDGLKPVHRRVLFAMSELNNDWNKPYKKSARVVGDVIGKYHPHGDSAVYDTIVRMAQPFSLRYTLVDGQGNFGSVDGDSAAAMRYTEIRMKKIAHDLLADLDKETVDFVPNYDGTEHIPAVMPTRVPNLLVNGSSGIAVGMATNIPPHNLREVVSGCLGLIDNPDLTIDELMEYIPGPDFPTGGIINGRAGILQAYRTGRGRIYVRAKADVETDAKTGRDTIIINEIPYQVNKARLIEKIAELVKDKKLEGISEIRDESDKDGLRVVIEIKRGEMGDVVLNNLFAQTQLQSVFGINVVALVNDQPRVLNLKEMLEYFVKHRREVVTRRTVYLLRKARERGHVLEGLAVAIANIDEVITLIKASSSPAEAREALLARGWPTGAISQFLERAGEDACKPDDLGEEYGKRGEGEYYLSPRQVKAILDLQLHRLTGMEHDKLLAEYEEKLLLITGYLEILGNPLRLMEVIREELEAIKEEYGDERRTEIQHSQLDLTVEDLITEEDRVVTISHGGYAKTQPLDAYQAQRRGGMGKAATSVKDEDFVEHMLIASTHAYLLCFTNAGKVFWLKVFQIPVAGRQSRGRPMVNLLPLDEGERITSILPVREFDDDQFIVMATSNGTVKKTPLSQFARPRSVGLRAIDLVEGDHLVGTAITDGQKDIMLLSSSGKGVRFAEAQVRSMGRVSRGVRGIRMSEEHHVIAMLIPAEDGKVLTVSAHGYGKRTNVADFPTKGRGAQGVIAMQTSDRNGELVGATQIFDGDEIMLISDQGTLVRTRGDEISVLGRNTQGVRLIRVKEGEHIVGVARIAEQLDDVVADDDSEAGDEGE from the coding sequence ATGGGCGATATTGCAAAAGAAATCCTTCCCGTAAGCATCGAAGACGAACTCAAGCAATCCTACCTCGACTACGCAATGAGCGTAATTGTTGGGCGGGCTTTGCCAGATGTCCGCGATGGTCTTAAACCGGTACACCGTCGAGTACTATTCGCGATGAGCGAACTCAACAACGACTGGAACAAACCCTATAAAAAGTCTGCACGTGTAGTGGGCGACGTAATCGGTAAGTATCACCCCCACGGTGATTCTGCGGTATACGACACCATTGTACGTATGGCTCAGCCGTTTTCGCTGCGTTATACGCTGGTAGATGGTCAGGGTAACTTCGGCTCCGTTGACGGTGATAGCGCTGCAGCCATGCGATACACCGAAATTCGCATGAAGAAGATTGCACACGATCTGCTTGCGGACCTGGATAAAGAAACGGTCGATTTCGTACCCAACTACGATGGTACCGAACACATTCCGGCGGTTATGCCTACGCGAGTACCTAATCTGTTGGTTAACGGCTCCTCGGGTATTGCCGTGGGTATGGCCACCAATATCCCACCGCATAATTTGCGAGAGGTTGTATCGGGGTGTCTTGGCCTAATTGATAACCCCGATTTAACCATCGATGAATTGATGGAATATATCCCCGGGCCAGATTTCCCAACGGGGGGTATTATTAATGGTAGGGCCGGTATTCTTCAGGCGTATCGAACCGGGCGTGGGCGCATTTATGTGCGCGCTAAGGCCGATGTCGAAACCGACGCAAAAACTGGCCGCGACACCATCATCATCAACGAAATACCTTATCAGGTTAACAAAGCCCGGCTTATCGAAAAAATTGCCGAGCTGGTAAAAGATAAGAAGCTAGAAGGTATTTCTGAAATACGCGACGAGTCCGACAAAGACGGTTTGCGCGTAGTGATTGAAATTAAACGCGGCGAAATGGGCGATGTTGTGTTGAACAACCTGTTCGCTCAAACCCAGTTGCAAAGTGTATTCGGCATCAACGTTGTAGCGCTGGTTAACGATCAGCCTCGGGTGCTTAACCTCAAGGAAATGCTTGAATACTTTGTCAAGCATCGCCGCGAAGTGGTTACACGTCGTACCGTATACCTGCTGCGTAAAGCGCGTGAGCGTGGTCATGTGCTAGAAGGTTTAGCCGTTGCTATTGCTAACATTGACGAAGTTATTACCTTAATCAAGGCCTCTTCAAGCCCTGCCGAAGCGCGAGAAGCGTTGCTGGCGCGAGGCTGGCCGACCGGTGCCATTAGCCAGTTTTTGGAGCGCGCAGGAGAAGACGCCTGTAAGCCCGACGACTTAGGTGAAGAATATGGGAAGCGTGGAGAGGGGGAATACTACCTTTCGCCTCGCCAAGTAAAAGCCATTCTAGATCTCCAACTGCATCGTCTTACCGGTATGGAGCACGATAAGCTACTGGCCGAATACGAAGAAAAGCTTTTACTTATTACCGGATACCTCGAAATTCTTGGCAACCCGCTTCGCTTGATGGAAGTTATCCGCGAAGAGCTGGAAGCCATTAAAGAGGAATACGGCGATGAACGTCGTACTGAAATTCAGCACTCCCAGCTAGACCTCACCGTTGAAGACCTGATTACAGAAGAAGATCGCGTAGTTACCATCTCCCACGGTGGCTATGCTAAAACCCAACCGTTGGACGCCTACCAAGCACAGCGTAGAGGCGGTATGGGTAAGGCAGCAACATCGGTAAAAGATGAAGATTTTGTTGAGCATATGCTCATTGCCAGTACTCACGCTTACCTGTTGTGCTTCACTAATGCCGGTAAAGTATTTTGGTTGAAAGTATTCCAAATTCCCGTTGCCGGGCGTCAATCCCGTGGTCGGCCTATGGTGAATTTGTTGCCGCTTGATGAAGGTGAACGTATTACCTCAATTTTGCCGGTACGCGAGTTCGATGATGACCAATTTATTGTAATGGCAACCTCCAACGGAACCGTAAAGAAAACACCATTGTCTCAGTTCGCTCGCCCTCGCTCCGTTGGCTTGCGTGCAATTGATCTGGTAGAAGGTGACCACCTAGTGGGTACAGCTATTACCGATGGTCAAAAAGACATTATGCTGCTTAGTTCCAGTGGTAAAGGCGTTCGTTTTGCCGAGGCTCAGGTTCGTTCAATGGGTCGTGTTTCTCGGGGTGTACGCGGTATTCGCATGTCGGAAGAGCACCATGTAATCGCCATGCTTATTCCTGCTGAAGACGGTAAAGTACTCACCGTTAGCGCCCATGGTTACGGCAAACGCACCAATGTTGCCGACTTCCCAACCAAGGGGCGTGGTGCGCAAGGTGTAATTGCTATGCAAACCAGTGATCGCAATGGCGAATTGGTGGGGGCAACGCAAATTTTTGACGGCGATGAAATCATGTTGATTTCGGATCAGGGAACACTGGTACGAACCCGCGGCGATGAAATATCGGTACTCGGACGAAACACCCAAGGCGTTCGCTTAATTCGAGTGAAAGAGGGTGAGCATATCGTCGGAGTTGCGCGTATCGCCGAGCAGCTGGATGATGTCGTCGCAGACGACGACTCCGAAGCTGGCGACGAAGGCGAATAG